CCATAATATTCCCACAAATAACCGATGGCGTAAGCCCCTAGAGAGCCAAACAGTGCTATTGCGGCATAAAAAATACCGTAAACGCTTGCTTTGTTGTCACAAAAAGAGGCTATATATGCTCTGTTGGCATTTAGTGAAAATACGGTAAAAAGTCCTAAAAAGCCAAAAGCCATCCATATAAATATATCTTGGTTTAGATTTAAAAGAAGTAATGAGAGTATGCCAAATAGATATGAGATAATTAATGCTGTATAGTGCCCTGTTTTATCTATTATGATACCAGATATATAGCTTGTTAAAGTTTGAGTTAGAGTAGATACGATGAAAAGAAGAGGTATAAATACGGTATCTATACCGACATCTTTTGCTTGCATAGTGAAAAAAGCCTCATTGAAGAAGAAAAAGATAAATATAAAGTAAAAAAACAGATTACCCACAACTACTTTATCTTGGTCTGTAAGTTTAAACTCTTTTTTCACCTTTTTTTTAGGAGCATCTTTTACAAAAAATATAACAATAAAGAGGGCGATAGCTCCGGGAATTATAGTAGCATAAAATATGTTTCTGATTATCTCTTCACTTTTTCCTAAAAAATATAGAAGCAAAAATAGCAAAACCGTCCCCAAGAGTTCACCGGCTATATCTAAAGTTTTGTGAAAACCAAAAGTTTTTCCCATCTGACTTTTTTTACCATAATTAGCAATCAGCGCGTCTTTTGGAGCCGAACGTAAAGCTTTTCCTACTCTCTCAAACGCTTTTAGAACAGCAACGCTTTTATAAGAGGTTGCAAATCCCATCAATGGTTTGCTAAGAGCAGACAGAGCATAACCGGCTACTACTAAAGGTTTAACTATGCCGTATCTATCAGAGATGTATCCACTTACGAGCCTTAAGGCGTATGAAACCAAAGTAGCAATAGCGACAATGATGCCAAGTTTGTCCACTCCTTCGTTTAGATAAACCACGATAAATATAGGAAGAATCGGATTTATCATTGCACTGGCAAAATCAGTGAAGAAACTTACGAGTCCAAGGTAGATTATATTTTTGTTTATCAATATTTTCTCCAAAAGTCTTTTGTTAATAAGATGATAAAAGTGTAAAACTCCAATCTTCCGATTATCATAAAGATAGCCAAGAGCACTTTATCAAAAGATGAAAAAAAACTAAAATTTTGCGTAGGACCCACATCCGCAAAACCAGGACCAATGTTACCTATACAAGCGATAGAAGCACTAAAAGATGTCATAAAAGTATAACCTTTTGCGTACAAGTATAGAGTTAAAGCGGTGTTTGTAAGGGCAAAAAGAAAGAAAAAAGCGGTTACGCTGCCTAAAATATGGCTTGATACTTTGTTGTTATCTACAAATATTCCTATGACTGCATTTGGATGAAGTATCTTTTTTATTTGAACAAAAAGATTTTTAAACAATACCACATATCTTATCACTTTCACTCCTCCAGCCGTAGAGCCTGCATTACCTCCTATAAGCATCGCTACAAAGATAGTAGCCGTTGCAGCATATCCCCATTTTTCATAATCCAGTGAGGCAAAGCCGGTTGTGGTCAAAATGGATGATATCGTAAAAAAGGAGTGGGTGAGTGAGTAAAAAAGAGAATCGTTGCTTTGTATTAGATGTAGCAGTGTTAGGGTAAAAGATAGGGAAAAGAAAACTATGAGATACCACTTAACCTCTTCACTTCTATATCCGCTAGTATCTTTTTTTAAAAATTTAAGATGAGCGATGAAGTTGATACCGGATAAAAGCATAAAAACGGTTGTTGTCCATAAAATTAATGGATTATCTTTCCAAAATCCCAAGGATTCATTTTTTGTTGAAAATCCTCCAGTTGAAATAGTAGAAAAAGCATGATTTACTGCGTCAAAGAGGCTCATACCTTCAGCCCACAACAGAATAGCATCTATAACCGTTAAAAAAATATATATTCTCCAAAGTCTTATTGCGGTATCTTTTATTTTAGGTGTAAGTTTTTCCATTTTTATACCGGTAGATTCGGCTTTGAAAAGCGTCATAGAACCGGTTGGGTTTATCAAAGTCAAAAGTCCTACACCTAAAACTATAATACCCATACCTCCAAGCCAATGCATAAGGCTTCTTAGCATCAAAGTTGTATGTGACAAAGATTCTATATCTGTAAATATTGTGGCACCAGTAGTGGTAAAACCGCTAATAGCTTCGAAAAAAGCATCGGCAAGTTTTATATCGGT
This Nitrosophilus labii DNA region includes the following protein-coding sequences:
- a CDS encoding MFS transporter codes for the protein MINKNIIYLGLVSFFTDFASAMINPILPIFIVVYLNEGVDKLGIIVAIATLVSYALRLVSGYISDRYGIVKPLVVAGYALSALSKPLMGFATSYKSVAVLKAFERVGKALRSAPKDALIANYGKKSQMGKTFGFHKTLDIAGELLGTVLLFLLLYFLGKSEEIIRNIFYATIIPGAIALFIVIFFVKDAPKKKVKKEFKLTDQDKVVVGNLFFYFIFIFFFFNEAFFTMQAKDVGIDTVFIPLLFIVSTLTQTLTSYISGIIIDKTGHYTALIISYLFGILSLLLLNLNQDIFIWMAFGFLGLFTVFSLNANRAYIASFCDNKASVYGIFYAAIALFGSLGAYAIGYLWEYYGKSFALNFALIGTSITTFIFLSKIIYKYFRN
- a CDS encoding TrkH family potassium uptake protein, whose amino-acid sequence is MDLQSIKSLTKFISAIGIGLSLFFFIPIICAFIYHEEVKTILISNLIFLGINFSIFSLLSNHPFKMGIKESILAVNLIWILLGIAGGGALYLTTDIKLADAFFEAISGFTTTGATIFTDIESLSHTTLMLRSLMHWLGGMGIIVLGVGLLTLINPTGSMTLFKAESTGIKMEKLTPKIKDTAIRLWRIYIFLTVIDAILLWAEGMSLFDAVNHAFSTISTGGFSTKNESLGFWKDNPLILWTTTVFMLLSGINFIAHLKFLKKDTSGYRSEEVKWYLIVFFSLSFTLTLLHLIQSNDSLFYSLTHSFFTISSILTTTGFASLDYEKWGYAATATIFVAMLIGGNAGSTAGGVKVIRYVVLFKNLFVQIKKILHPNAVIGIFVDNNKVSSHILGSVTAFFFLFALTNTALTLYLYAKGYTFMTSFSASIACIGNIGPGFADVGPTQNFSFFSSFDKVLLAIFMIIGRLEFYTFIILLTKDFWRKY